The segment ATGATCATTACCGATATTCACATGCCGCACACCAATGGCTATCAACTAGCGGAGCAGTTACGCCAAATTCCCATTTACCAGCAACTGCCCATTATTGGCTTTACTGCCGATAACTCGAAAGAAGTCGCGAGTAAAGCAAAGCTCTCTGGTATGGATGAACTGATTTTCAAACCATGCTCAATGGAGATGTTCCAAACGCTTTTCGCCCGTCATTGTTTGTGAGCAACTTTCTCGGTCCCTCAGGCAAAGTAAGCTAATGGTTAGAATCAAAAAAGCCCAGCGAGAAAAGCTGGGCTTGAGAGAAATTTGGTTACTTCTTATAGGAAGTGGAATGTCGCGTTAAGTGACAAGGTTTTAACGTCTTCATCATCCATTGTGAATACGCTGTAGCTTGCGCCTACAGAAACTGGACCAAACAGGAAGTATTCAGCGCCTACACCGTACATGATATCAACGTCATCTTTATTAAAGTCGCCTGACATATCCCACTTATGCAGACCACCTTTTGCGTAAACATGCAGAGGACCAAGATCAATACTTGGTTTTGCAGCAAAATACACAGATTCAGCTTCTACTTTAAAGTTAGTGCCAGAAACATCAAATTCACCATGGTTTTGGTAACCCGCTTCAAGACCAATAAACGGTAGGATGCCAGTACCAACATGCACACCGTAAGATGTTGCGTCTTCACCACCAAGCTCTGATTGACCGACGTTTGCGCCACCGTAGATCCAAGAATCAGCTGAAGCTGTCGCAGATGCACCAATCAGTGCTAAAGCGAGTAGTGTCTTTTTCATAATTAACCTTCTCTTATAATTTTGTAAGTACGGCAATCTATTGCCAATACTCTGACAGTTCTGCATTTTGGCTAAATTAATGC is part of the Vibrio ponticus genome and harbors:
- a CDS encoding outer membrane beta-barrel protein, with protein sequence MKKTLLALALIGASATASADSWIYGGANVGQSELGGEDATSYGVHVGTGILPFIGLEAGYQNHGEFDVSGTNFKVEAESVYFAAKPSIDLGPLHVYAKGGLHKWDMSGDFNKDDVDIMYGVGAEYFLFGPVSVGASYSVFTMDDEDVKTLSLNATFHFL